In Nicotiana tabacum cultivar K326 chromosome 17, ASM71507v2, whole genome shotgun sequence, one DNA window encodes the following:
- the LOC142171974 gene encoding uncharacterized protein LOC142171974, producing the protein MQNLKKWLEVAKGHWPEELPGVLWAYRTTVKSSTGETSFSLVYDAEALIPVEVGETTLRYFHVDGESNNEAMLINLELLEERRDLAHVRMAAQKQRMERYYNQRTNLRYFKVGDLVLRKVTQNTRELNAGKLTSTW; encoded by the coding sequence ATGCAAAACCTGAAGAAATGGTTAGAAGTAGCAAAAGGCCATTGGCCCGAAGAATTACCTGGAGTGCTATGGGCCTACCGGACAACGGTCAAGTCAAGCACAGGAGAAACCTCATTTTCCCTTGTGTACGACGCAGAAGCTTTAATACCTGTGGAAGTAGGGGAGACAACCTTAAGGTATTTCCATGTAGACGGAGAATCAAACAATGAAGCGATGCTAATCAACTTAGAACTACTCGAGGAACGCAGAGACCTGGCACATGTAAGAATGGCAGCTCAAAAGCAAAGGATGGAGCGATATTATAATCAAAGAACCAACCTTCGTtacttcaaagtaggagacttggtcttGAGGAAGGTGACTCAAAACACCCGAGAACTCAACGCCGGCAAGTTAACCTCTACATGGTAA